Part of the Ignavibacterium album JCM 16511 genome, ATATCAACTACTCTTTCTGACTCGACAATAATTTTTTCCAATGATCTTCCAGCTTGCTCAGCTTTTTCTTTGCCTTTTTCAACTTCGGATTTACCTTCGTTCATTGCTTCAACTGCCCACTTAGTGTCTTTCTGAATTTGTTTTATCATCGAAGCAATTTCTTTGGTTGCTTTTGTAGTTCTTTCAGCTAATTTTCTAACCTCGTCAGCCACAACTGCAAAACCTCTTCCCTGCTCGCCAGCTCTTGCTGCTTCAATTGCAGCGTTAAGCGCAAGAAGATTTGTCTGATCAGCAATATCTTCTATAACCTGAATAATTTCTCCAATCTGATCACTGTTTTTTCCAAGCTGAGTAACAGTGTCAGCGCTTCGTTTTACAACATCAGCAATTCTGTTCATTCCTTCAATTGTTTCAAGTACAACTATTCCGCCTTCACGTGCAACTTCGCCTGCACCTTTTGAAGCTTCGGCAGCAGCTACTGTATTTCTGGTTGTTTCAATTATTGTTTTAGCCATTTCTTCAACAGCATTTGCAACTTCGGCTGTCTGTTGAGATTGTTCCTGAGCTCCTGATGCCATTTCCTCAGTACTTGAAAGAATCTGATTTGCAGCACTTGCTGTTGACTCAACTGCCTCTGTAACCTGAGTAATTGCAGTGCTTAATGAGTCTGTAACCTGATTAATACTGGTTTTAATTAACTGATGATCACCTTTATATTCTTTGGTCAACCGAACAGTCAAATCACCGGCAGAAATTTTTTTCAGCACTTCCATTGCATCAGAAAGTGGAGTATAAATTTCATCAAGAGCTTTGTTAAAACCGAGCAATATTTCTTTATATGCTCCCAATAAATTCTCAGCGTTTGCTCTTGTTCTGCTCTTACCTTCTGCTAATGCCTGAGTGAGATTCTGTCCTTCTTTAATCAGATAAGAGATATTTGCTTTCATTTTATTAAAACTCTTAGATAAACAATCTTTTTCGGATAACTCATTTATCTCAACATTTAAATCACCTTCGGCAATTTTATCTGCAGCTTTTATTTTTTCCAGAGTTGCTTCTCTTAGTTTATTCAACCCCTGGGCAATTTGACCGAACTCGTCGTTTTGTTTGTATTCAACCTGTTTCTCAAAATCTCCCAATGAAAACTTATCAATTGCAGCAAGCATTAAATTAACAGGTTTAATAAGAGATGGAATAATTTTCATAAATGTGAACAGGAAATGAAGTGTTCCAATAATTACCATAAATGCAATTACATAAATTGACAAAGTCAGAATCCTGCTTGTTGAATTATCAAGTGAAGTTTTTTTAACATTAAGATAATCAAAAATATTTCTGATGCTTGAATTAAGTCTTCCGCCTATCTCATCTCCGCTTGAAGCTGCAATTGTCGAAGCCATTTCAAAATCCTGCATTGCAGCCGCACTCAAAGTTGCATCTACAACAAGATTATTATACTCTTTGAATGTTTTTTCAATTTCATCAGAGTATTGTTTGATGTTTTCATCCGAAGCAACTTTCTTAAAATCTGCAATCAGACTATCAATTAATTTACGGTTTGACTGAACATTAGCAATGTTTTCATTAAATTTTTCTTTGTATTCCGGAATAGAAAATTTCATCAGATGAAACTGCTGATGCTGAAATGCCTGATATATTTCATTAAGCTTTTCAGAAGGAATTACATATTGCTTTGTCGTTTCAGAGTTGTTATCCGATAATCTGATAAGATTAAACAATGCAAAGAAGATTGTTAGAGTAGAAACGGCTGCTAATGCAAAAAATGCAATTTCAATTTTTCTTCTGAATGTCCACTCTTTAGTGTTCAATGATTTTTTGATTTTTTCTTTCATGGCAATTCAAATAATTATTTTAGTTTGAAAGCAAAGGACAATGATGTTTTAACTTTTACGGGTTGTCCGTTATTCATACCAGGTTTGAATTTAGTTGACTTTAGAACTTTTATTACTTCCTCTTCACATCCGCCACCAATTCCCTTTAAAACTTTTACATCATCAACATTTCCTTTCTCATCCACATAAGCCATCACAAAAACTTTTCCTTCAAGACCAGCTTGTTTTGCGATAGTCGGATACTGAATTTTCTTTATCACAGCAGGCAATCCTTCGGCAGGCTCTGGCATTACCTGAGCGAAAGCAAGATAACCATCATCGCTGCTAACTTCTGCCTGTGAATAAATTGAACTGACAGAAATCACCAAACAGAAAATCATTAAAGAAAATATTTTCATTTTTAAATCCTCATTTAACTATTTGATTATCGAAACAATAGTTTATTTATTAAATCATTAAACTAATTTTATGCAACTTCTTTAAGTTTATTTTGTTCATTTTTTGAAAGAATCTTTTTCAAATCAATTAGAATAAGCAATCTGTCTTCAAGTTTTCCAACAGAACTTATGAAATCAGTTTTACTCGAAGTAACAATTTCCGGTGGTTCTTCAATAATATTTTTTGGAATACGGATAACTTCTTTTACAGCATCAACTAAAAATCCGACAAGAAGATCTTCATCTTCTATCACAATTATTCTGGAATCTTTATCAAATCCCTTTTTTGGTAAACCAATTTTAATACGAAGGTCAATCACCGGAATGATTCTTCCGCGTAGATTGATTACGCCTTCAATAAACTCAGGTGCATTTGGAACTTTTGTGATGTGTGATAATCGGTTTATTTCTTTGACATAAAAAATGTTAACAGCATATTCTTCATTACCAATAATGAAGCTTACTAGCTGAAGAATTTCTGTTGTCGACGATTTACTGGATTCGAGAATTTCCATTATTTCTCCGATAACCTGAAAATTGATGCAGAGCTACACTTCTCTGCATGAGATTATCGGAATAATCCGGAAAAAGTTTAGAGGCGGTAGATATTTTAGTTATGCTGAATGTTTTTTGTTACTTCAATCCCAAGTTGTTCCATTCTGTACCGAAGTTTTGAACGGGATAAGCCAAGAATTTTTGCAGCTTTAACCTGATTTCCGTTTGTTATTCTTAGTGTATCTTCAATCAGTTTTTTCAATACTACATCTATGGCAATACCTTTAGCCGGTATTTTCAATACAAATTTATCTTCACTGACTGAAGCTTCAGCTGAGCCGGATTTGAGGAAGTGAAGATGCTTTTCTTTTACTTCATCTTCTTCCAGAAGAAGAGTTACTCTTTCAATCACATTTCGAAGTTCACGAATATTTCCTTTCCAGGGATAATCAGTAAGAATTTCAAGTGCACCGGCATCAAATCCTTTTATTTGCTTATCAAACTTCTTTGCAAACTCCTGAAGAAAAGAATAAGCAAGAAAAGGAATGTCTTCTTTCCTTTCACGCAAAGGTGGAACTGTAACCTGACCAACATTTAATCTGTAAAAAAGATCTTCTCTGAAATTTCCTTTTTTAACTTCGTCTTCGAGCTTCTTATTGGTTGCAGCTAAAACACGGACATCAACTTCAATTTCTTTTTCGCCACCAAGTCTGAAATATTTTTTTTCCTGAAGTACTCGTAAAAGTTTTGCCTGCATCTCGGGTGAAAGTTCTGCAATCTCATCAAGCAGAATTGTTCCACCTGAAGCAAGTTCAAATTTTCCCATTTTGGTTTTTTGTAATGCACCTGTAAAGGCCCCTTTTTCATGTCCGAA contains:
- a CDS encoding HAMP domain-containing methyl-accepting chemotaxis protein, yielding MKEKIKKSLNTKEWTFRRKIEIAFFALAAVSTLTIFFALFNLIRLSDNNSETTKQYVIPSEKLNEIYQAFQHQQFHLMKFSIPEYKEKFNENIANVQSNRKLIDSLIADFKKVASDENIKQYSDEIEKTFKEYNNLVVDATLSAAAMQDFEMASTIAASSGDEIGGRLNSSIRNIFDYLNVKKTSLDNSTSRILTLSIYVIAFMVIIGTLHFLFTFMKIIPSLIKPVNLMLAAIDKFSLGDFEKQVEYKQNDEFGQIAQGLNKLREATLEKIKAADKIAEGDLNVEINELSEKDCLSKSFNKMKANISYLIKEGQNLTQALAEGKSRTRANAENLLGAYKEILLGFNKALDEIYTPLSDAMEVLKKISAGDLTVRLTKEYKGDHQLIKTSINQVTDSLSTAITQVTEAVESTASAANQILSSTEEMASGAQEQSQQTAEVANAVEEMAKTIIETTRNTVAAAEASKGAGEVAREGGIVVLETIEGMNRIADVVKRSADTVTQLGKNSDQIGEIIQVIEDIADQTNLLALNAAIEAARAGEQGRGFAVVADEVRKLAERTTKATKEIASMIKQIQKDTKWAVEAMNEGKSEVEKGKEKAEQAGRSLEKIIVESERVVDIISQVAAASEQQSSASEQISKSLESISNVTHQSAAGIQQIARAAEELNNLTLNLQNLVSAFKIEKVEELNKWQGRARGREEKGEMFVKHNGTFHFK
- a CDS encoding energy transducer TonB; translated protein: MKIFSLMIFCLVISVSSIYSQAEVSSDDGYLAFAQVMPEPAEGLPAVIKKIQYPTIAKQAGLEGKVFVMAYVDEKGNVDDVKVLKGIGGGCEEEVIKVLKSTKFKPGMNNGQPVKVKTSLSFAFKLK
- a CDS encoding chemotaxis protein CheW, which gives rise to MEILESSKSSTTEILQLVSFIIGNEEYAVNIFYVKEINRLSHITKVPNAPEFIEGVINLRGRIIPVIDLRIKIGLPKKGFDKDSRIIVIEDEDLLVGFLVDAVKEVIRIPKNIIEEPPEIVTSSKTDFISSVGKLEDRLLILIDLKKILSKNEQNKLKEVA
- a CDS encoding sigma-54-dependent transcriptional regulator produces the protein MLNKILIIDDDELVCQSLKKILIKLGYETEYTTEADFALDKIEQFDPDLILLDIYLTTMNGLDLLKQIHSKYFNIPVIMITAFADVNIAVKAMKLGATEFLLKPIDIDQLKITIDKAITTKNLKAEVERLSEIVKEDILTKEYFGKSSKIQKVVNAVEKLAKSPDTTILIEGESGTGKEMIAKFIHQNSPRKDGPFIRINCSAIPRELAESELFGHEKGAFTGALQKTKMGKFELASGGTILLDEIAELSPEMQAKLLRVLQEKKYFRLGGEKEIEVDVRVLAATNKKLEDEVKKGNFREDLFYRLNVGQVTVPPLRERKEDIPFLAYSFLQEFAKKFDKQIKGFDAGALEILTDYPWKGNIRELRNVIERVTLLLEEDEVKEKHLHFLKSGSAEASVSEDKFVLKIPAKGIAIDVVLKKLIEDTLRITNGNQVKAAKILGLSRSKLRYRMEQLGIEVTKNIQHN